One window of Nicotiana tomentosiformis chromosome 11, ASM39032v3, whole genome shotgun sequence genomic DNA carries:
- the LOC104108485 gene encoding BEL1-like homeodomain protein 7 has translation MSDQTSEFHVAQQSRRERLRFNLEQGIQPYQYGNISYDPSVLSTEMFNFGTSTEPVVVSNKDTMMMHNLELRAASDRLDHRVSHDVTQNCSNWKSVDLQQTGNCNWNNVGNYSSGSGVVIESNLSTPMFVEDQGLSGSLNLNNVSTIDVKPNFFDYQEIQHSPMTNSSSNMQFSSTSVLYHDTLQEVVTSATVGTQGVEMVGRSSWTESGNELLLLPNYVDHSRPLHVKNSSDLVSRPVERCHQWISCELGTNVSTNSTAPDNSNAQALALSLSPVPTSKTNMVQMEKRNPLSENFAIAHRSAVPLGPFTGYATILKSSKFLRPAQQLMDELCNLAAGSNAVKSCIFSKKVREGGVRVSCDGNAAESSSGAIVGDSGGSSAESNGRPDYLQKKAKLIYMQDEICRRYKQYHQQMQMVVSSFETVAGLSAATPYISLALKSISQHFRSLRNSISDNLKNIRQALGEDLPSPATTGMSKGDGTSSKMKFIDQNLHKQKAGGAGVAFFESQQHVWRPQRGLPERAVAILRAWLFDHFLHPYPTDSDKHMLATQTGLTRNQVSNWFINARVRVWKPMVEEIHTLETKGLGDQTGSSIRRSEGKLVTERPNQVNDGLHRSSISISNCGQHFNVLNMSGMSEKQDDCPGIGPSERLDEDMLWKNQEKRSRLECHIPASMDGSLMGFVPYQRNGLEIGGIGAVSLTLGLRQNAEAAQQQQQLQQLHEHRLRQQFGGQMIHDFVD, from the exons ATGAGCGACCAAACGTCTGAATTTCATGTAGCACAACAAAGCAGGAGAGAAAGGTTGAGGTTTAATTTGGAGCAAGGAATTCAACCATATCAATATGGAAATATATCGTATGATCCATCTGTATTGTCAACTGAAATGTTTAATTTCGGTACAAGCACGGAACCTGTTGTAGTGTCAAATAAGGATACTATGATGATGCATAATCTAGAGTTGCGAGCTGCTAGTGATCGGCTTGATCATAGAGTTAGTCATGATGTTACACAAAATTGTAGCAATTGGAAAAGCGTTGATTTGCAACAGACCGGTAATTGTAATTGGAATAATGTTGGAAATTATTCAAGTGGTTCTGGAGTTGTTATTGAAAGCAATTTAAGTACTCCAATGTTTGTAGAGGATCAAGGTTTATCGGGATCATTGAATTTGAATAATGTTTCTACCATTGATGTGAAGCCCAATTTTTTCGATTATCAAGAAATTCAGCACTCTCCCATGACTAATTCGTCGAGTAATATGCAATTTAGTTCCACTTCAGTACTTTACCATGACACTCTTCAAGAAGTTGTTACTTCAGCTACTGTTGGAACCCAAGGTGTAGAAATGGTTGGTCGTAGTTCTTGGACGGAGAGCGGGAATGAACTTCTTTTGCTTCCAAATTATGTTGATCATTCTCGCCCGTTACACGTGAAAAACTCTTCTGACTTAGTAAGCAGGCCGGTTGAGAGATGTCATCAATGGATTAGTTGTGAATTGGGTACAAATGTGAGCACAAATAGTACTGCTCCTGATAATTCTAACGCTCAGGCGTTAGCTCTTTCGCTCTCGCCGGTTCCAACATCAAAAACAAATATGGTACAGATGGAAAAAAGAAATCCATTATCTGAGAATTTTGCAATTGCACATCGGAGTGCAGTGCCACTTGGTCCTTTCACTGGTTATGCAACTATACTGAAAAGCTCAAAGTTTCTAAGGCCGGCGCAACAATTGATGGATGAACTTTGCAATCTTGCAGCTGGATCAAACGCCGTTAAAAGTTGCATTTTCTCGAAGAAAGTTCGTGAGGGTGGTGTTAGGGTTTCTTGTGATGGTAATGCTGCTGAGTCTTCATCAGGAGCCATTGTCGGAGATTCGGGTGGCTCATCAGCCGAATCCAATGGCCGGCCTGATTATTTGCAAAAGAAGGCGAAGCTAATATATATGCAGGATGAG ATTTGTAGAAGATATAAACAGTATCATCAGCAAATGCAAATGGTGGTCTCATCCTTTGAAACTGTGGCTGGGCTTAGTGCAGCGACCCCTTACATTTCCTTAGCTCTCAAATCGATCTCGCAACATTTTAGATCACTGAGGAATTCCATCTCGGATAACCTAAAGAATATAAGGCAAGCATTAGGTGAAGATTTGCCTTCCCCTGCAACAACTGGCATGAGCAAAGGTGATGGAACTTCATCGAAGATGAAATTCATTGACCAGAACTTACATAAGCAGAAAGCTGGTGGAGCCGGGGTGGCCTTTTTTGAATCCCAGCAACATGTCTGGAGGCCCCAACGAGGCTTACCCGAGCGTGCTGTGGCTATTCTTAGAGCTTGGCTTTTCGACCACTTCCTTCACCC gtATCCTACTGATAGTGATAAACACATGTTGGCCACTCAGACTGGCCTAACTAGAAACCAG GTTTCTAATTGGTTCATTAATGCACGTGTTCGTGTCTGGAAACCAATGGTTGAAGAAATTCATACACTGGAGACTAAAGGATTGGGAGATCAAACCGGTTCTAGTATCAGAAGATCAGAGGGGAAGCTCGTGACAGAACGACCAAACCAAGTAAATGATGGATTGCATAGAAGTAGCATCAGCATTTCAAATTGTGGCCAACACTTCAATGTGCTCAACATGAGTGGCATGTCAGAGAAGCAAGATGACTGCCCAGGGATCGGTCCCTCGGAACGATTAGACGAAGATATGTTGTGGAAGAATCAAGAAAAGCGGTCAAGGTTAGAGTGTCACATTCCTGCTAGCATGGACGGTTCGTTAATGGGGTTTGTACCTTACCAGAGAAATGGACTTGAAATCGGTGGTATAGGAGCTGTGTCGTTGACATTGGGTCTAAGGCAAAATGCTGAGGCTGCACAACAACAGCAACAGTTGCAGCAACTACACGAACATCGACTCAGACAGCAGTTTGGAGGTCAGATGATTCATGACTTTGTAGATTGA